A genomic window from Sulfurimonas paralvinellae includes:
- a CDS encoding flagellar hook-length control protein FliK, with the protein MIQLNTSADKTLNIFLSNTNKALREVLKDIAPKEMQQLSQAKDLGSILESLLKNRPQDQLQNQTLLTLLKNNPTLKELGNVSTTLKELQQLLQKNETPMLNRLKIVVVKSLENITNIDENSLKNKIENSGLFLESKLKNASSKQEIQELLSNDTKAVVKKSLEELNTASLPNKDTVMKQLDKLSMQIDYYQLLSHLNDASALYLPYSFDALEEGNITIKNAKNKKFFCDIDLQLKEYGSLRLRLGLFEKNQLNINISCESPELKDLLHSNIKDLKKSLYDVGIIPTDIRFLDAADVQMPYGSGEEIELGFEVKA; encoded by the coding sequence ATGATACAGCTAAACACTTCGGCAGATAAAACTTTAAACATTTTCTTATCAAACACAAACAAAGCTCTGCGTGAGGTACTCAAAGATATAGCTCCAAAAGAAATGCAACAACTTTCGCAGGCAAAAGATCTCGGTTCTATTTTGGAATCACTGCTTAAAAACAGACCGCAGGATCAACTGCAAAACCAAACGCTCCTCACGCTCTTAAAGAATAACCCTACACTTAAAGAGCTTGGCAATGTATCGACAACGCTCAAAGAACTGCAGCAGTTGTTACAAAAAAATGAAACGCCGATGCTTAACAGACTCAAAATAGTCGTTGTAAAATCACTAGAAAATATTACAAACATCGACGAAAATTCACTCAAGAACAAGATTGAAAATTCCGGTCTTTTTCTAGAGTCCAAACTCAAAAATGCAAGTTCCAAACAAGAGATACAAGAGCTTCTTAGCAATGACACAAAAGCCGTTGTCAAAAAATCACTCGAAGAGCTTAACACCGCTTCACTTCCAAACAAAGATACAGTGATGAAACAGCTTGATAAACTCAGCATGCAGATCGATTACTATCAACTGCTTTCACACCTCAATGATGCATCCGCACTCTATCTGCCCTACTCGTTTGATGCGTTGGAAGAGGGAAACATCACCATAAAAAATGCAAAAAATAAGAAGTTTTTCTGTGATATCGATCTGCAATTAAAAGAGTATGGCAGCTTACGACTTCGACTCGGTCTCTTTGAAAAAAATCAACTCAACATAAATATATCGTGTGAAAGTCCCGAGTTAAAAGATTTACTGCATAGCAACATAAAAGATCTTAAAAAAAGTCTCTATGATGTCGGTATCATACCGACAGATATTCGATTCTTAGATGCAGCCGATGTTCAGATGCCTTATGGATCCGGTGAAGAAATTGAACTTGGTTTTGAGGTAAAAGCATGA
- a CDS encoding EscU/YscU/HrcU family type III secretion system export apparatus switch protein yields the protein MKKEEAVALKYDDKKQSAPKVTAKGKGKTAQKIIELAREHEIPIKKDEDLVELLSKVELDKEVPQEMYRAVAEVFSFIYKITNKTD from the coding sequence ATGAAAAAAGAAGAAGCGGTCGCTCTCAAATATGATGATAAAAAACAGAGTGCACCAAAAGTCACGGCAAAAGGGAAAGGAAAAACTGCCCAAAAGATCATTGAACTTGCTCGTGAGCATGAGATACCCATAAAAAAAGACGAAGACCTTGTCGAACTACTCTCAAAAGTAGAGCTCGATAAAGAAGTACCACAGGAGATGTACAGAGCTGTTGCGGAAGTCTTTAGTTTTATCTACAAAATTACAAATAAAACAGATTGA
- the polA gene encoding DNA polymerase I: protein MSKTVTVIDTFGFFFRSFYALPQYLKTKDGFPTGLLTGFTNFIATLQKEHDSDYIIFAVDSKGETFRNEIDENYKANRQAPPPELTQQLPIAIEWINKMGYKTLGKVGFEADDVIATLVKCAKEKGYRVRIVSHDKDLCQLIDDDNVTLVDAIKKKVINERACYDKYGVTPEQFIDYQSILGDSADNVPGVKGIGKVGAEKLLKEYGTLDNIYAHIDEIKGATQKKLIESREAAYMSKELVTLHPDVFSCDEVDFEEYRMDVENPFLNIYDELVQYEQNAILRTLHAKNMVSDEKKAAAVKKTQDAGKVTEYINSEYTATLLTDRDELFKVLNSFEKDAFVAFDTETTGLDYDKDKLVGFSFCVDESEAYYVPFRHFYLGVPEQISEDDAKEAMRKIFEFKVVGHNIKFDLHFVTRFLGVEELPIACDSMILAWLINPESALSLDKLAKALLNHEMIAFKDTVKKGESFASVELDDACMYASEDALITFKLYKLFLQKLELQNAKHLIQEAQNVEIPFISTLLCMERKGIEVDVNFLEDFLVEVKKTLESLTKSIYELSGSEFNINSTKQLGVVLFETLGLPVGKKTKTGYSTDEKVLNSLKDKHPVVPKLLEYREVYKLYSTYIEPLLKLASENEYHRIHTSFVQTGTATGRLSSKNPNLQNIPTRTPLGAKIREAFVAGEGKKLIGIDYSQIELRLLAHFSQDKVLVDAFMHDKDIHLQTAIILFGEEEAPSKRNIAKTVNFGLLYGMGQKKLSDTLGITTKEAKEIIEKYFESFPTVKSYFRSIVDSSKEKGYIETLLGRRRYFDYERATPMYKAAYERESVNSVFQGSAADLIKLSMNKIHATIKEESMQAVMLLQIHDELIFEVDAAKADAYGKRFREIMEGIMQLNIPLKASLNIGDKWSQLK, encoded by the coding sequence TACCAATTTTATAGCTACATTGCAAAAAGAACATGACAGTGACTACATCATTTTCGCAGTCGATTCCAAGGGTGAGACCTTTCGCAACGAGATAGATGAAAACTATAAGGCAAATCGTCAGGCTCCGCCGCCGGAGCTCACGCAGCAGCTTCCCATCGCTATTGAATGGATCAATAAAATGGGCTATAAGACACTTGGAAAAGTCGGTTTTGAAGCCGATGATGTCATTGCGACACTTGTAAAGTGCGCTAAAGAAAAAGGTTACCGCGTTCGCATCGTTTCACATGACAAGGACTTGTGCCAGCTTATCGATGATGATAATGTCACCCTTGTCGATGCTATCAAGAAAAAGGTCATCAATGAAAGAGCCTGTTATGATAAATACGGTGTGACGCCGGAACAGTTCATCGATTATCAGTCCATTTTGGGTGACAGTGCGGATAATGTGCCCGGTGTGAAAGGCATAGGCAAGGTCGGAGCTGAAAAACTGCTCAAAGAGTACGGTACACTTGATAATATCTATGCACATATTGATGAGATAAAGGGCGCAACGCAGAAAAAGCTCATAGAATCGCGTGAAGCGGCATATATGTCAAAAGAGCTTGTAACACTGCATCCGGATGTATTTTCCTGCGATGAGGTTGATTTTGAAGAGTACAGAATGGATGTTGAAAATCCATTTTTAAATATCTATGATGAACTTGTGCAGTATGAACAAAATGCGATCTTACGAACACTTCACGCAAAGAATATGGTCAGCGATGAGAAAAAAGCCGCTGCTGTTAAAAAAACGCAAGATGCTGGTAAGGTTACTGAATACATAAACAGTGAGTATACGGCTACGCTTCTAACAGACAGAGATGAACTCTTTAAGGTACTCAACTCCTTTGAAAAAGATGCCTTTGTCGCTTTTGATACGGAGACGACAGGGCTTGATTATGACAAAGACAAGCTTGTCGGTTTTAGTTTTTGTGTTGATGAATCAGAAGCCTATTATGTGCCTTTTAGACACTTCTATCTCGGCGTGCCCGAGCAGATAAGCGAAGATGATGCCAAAGAGGCAATGCGTAAAATTTTTGAGTTTAAAGTGGTAGGGCATAACATCAAATTCGATCTGCATTTTGTGACACGATTTTTAGGTGTTGAAGAACTGCCAATAGCGTGTGACAGTATGATACTTGCCTGGCTTATCAATCCGGAGAGTGCACTCTCACTTGACAAGCTTGCTAAAGCATTGTTAAATCATGAAATGATAGCTTTTAAAGATACGGTCAAAAAAGGGGAGAGTTTCGCTTCTGTAGAGCTTGATGATGCCTGTATGTACGCTTCTGAAGATGCGCTCATTACTTTTAAGCTCTACAAACTCTTTTTACAAAAGCTTGAACTCCAAAATGCAAAGCATCTCATACAAGAGGCTCAAAATGTTGAGATACCTTTTATCTCTACCTTACTTTGCATGGAGAGAAAAGGCATCGAGGTTGATGTGAACTTTTTGGAAGATTTCTTAGTTGAGGTAAAAAAGACACTTGAATCCTTGACGAAGAGTATCTATGAACTCTCAGGAAGTGAGTTTAACATAAACTCGACAAAGCAGCTTGGTGTCGTTCTTTTTGAAACATTGGGACTGCCTGTCGGCAAGAAGACAAAAACAGGCTACTCTACGGATGAAAAAGTGCTTAACTCTCTTAAAGACAAACATCCGGTTGTTCCCAAACTATTGGAGTACCGTGAGGTCTATAAGCTCTACTCGACATATATCGAGCCGCTTTTAAAACTTGCAAGTGAGAATGAATATCACCGTATCCACACCTCTTTTGTGCAGACTGGAACAGCAACAGGTCGTTTAAGCTCAAAAAATCCAAATCTGCAGAACATTCCGACACGTACGCCGCTCGGTGCCAAGATACGAGAGGCATTTGTCGCAGGTGAGGGCAAAAAGCTCATCGGCATCGACTACTCGCAGATAGAGCTGCGTCTGCTTGCCCATTTTTCTCAAGATAAGGTATTGGTTGATGCTTTTATGCACGACAAAGATATTCACCTCCAAACGGCTATTATTCTTTTTGGTGAAGAAGAAGCTCCAAGCAAGCGTAATATTGCAAAGACCGTAAACTTCGGACTGCTTTACGGTATGGGGCAGAAAAAACTCTCCGATACTTTGGGCATTACGACCAAAGAGGCAAAAGAAATAATAGAGAAGTATTTTGAATCATTTCCAACGGTCAAGAGCTATTTTCGCTCCATTGTTGACAGCTCGAAAGAAAAAGGCTATATCGAAACACTGCTTGGACGCAGACGCTATTTTGACTACGAACGTGCAACGCCAATGTATAAAGCAGCATATGAGCGTGAATCTGTTAACTCTGTCTTTCAAGGAAGTGCCGCAGACTTGATAAAGCTAAGTATGAACAAGATCCATGCGACGATCAAAGAAGAATCGATGCAGGCAGTCATGCTGCTGCAGATTCATGATGAACTGATCTTTGAAGTTGATGCAGCAAAAGCGGATGCATACGGAAAAAGATTCAGAGAGATTATGGAAGGGATAATGCAGCTCAATATCCCGCTCAAAGCATCTCTTAACATTGGTGATAAATGGAGTCAGTTGAAGTGA